From a single Helicovermis profundi genomic region:
- the proB gene encoding glutamate 5-kinase, with protein MNRKENIKKVKRLVIKLGTSTLTYDNGLLNYSRIEQLVRNIADISNRGIEVTLVSSGAIAAGFGKMGFTEKPKNLPDKQASAAIGQVALLHIYQKLFLEYNKTIGQILLNSEDMSNRKRFLNAKNTFLSLFQHKIIPIINENDAVVVEEIKVGDNDSLSAMVSSLIEADLLIILSDIDGLYTDNPRKNINAKLIEVVPEINDKVLALANGEGTNLGTGGMDTKLKAGKIVNSYGADMIIANGSSENVLIDIMNGKNIGTIFLGRDKKISNKKNWISYTSSGEIIIDTGASIAIKNRKSLLASGIKDVRSEFDKGDSVKIIDECNNIVGYGIINYSSYEVNIIKGHNSNQIERLIGHSDYEEVIHANNLVII; from the coding sequence ATGAATAGAAAAGAAAATATAAAAAAAGTAAAACGATTAGTTATAAAACTCGGAACTTCTACATTAACTTATGATAATGGACTTCTTAATTATTCTAGAATTGAACAACTTGTTAGAAATATTGCTGATATTAGTAACAGAGGTATAGAAGTTACATTAGTTTCTTCAGGTGCAATTGCCGCAGGATTTGGAAAAATGGGATTCACTGAGAAGCCTAAAAATCTTCCAGATAAGCAAGCATCTGCTGCAATTGGTCAAGTTGCACTCCTTCACATTTATCAAAAGTTGTTTCTGGAGTACAATAAAACAATAGGACAAATTTTATTAAATAGTGAAGATATGTCTAATAGAAAAAGATTTTTAAATGCAAAAAATACTTTTTTAAGTTTATTCCAACATAAGATTATACCTATTATAAATGAAAATGATGCTGTAGTTGTAGAGGAAATTAAAGTTGGTGATAATGATTCGCTTTCTGCAATGGTATCAAGTCTAATTGAGGCAGATTTACTTATAATCCTTTCTGATATTGATGGACTTTATACAGATAATCCAAGGAAAAATATAAATGCAAAATTAATTGAAGTTGTTCCAGAGATAAATGATAAAGTACTCGCATTGGCTAATGGAGAAGGTACTAATCTTGGAACAGGAGGTATGGATACAAAATTAAAGGCTGGTAAAATTGTTAATAGCTATGGTGCCGATATGATTATTGCAAATGGATCAAGTGAAAACGTGCTTATAGATATCATGAATGGAAAAAATATCGGAACAATTTTTTTAGGTAGAGACAAGAAAATAAGTAACAAGAAAAATTGGATAAGTTACACATCAAGTGGAGAAATTATTATAGATACTGGAGCATCTATTGCTATAAAAAATAGAAAAAGTTTGTTAGCGAGTGGAATAAAAGATGTAAGAAGTGAATTCGATAAAGGTGATTCTGTAAAAATAATAGATGAATGTAATAATATAGTTGGATATGGAATAATAAATTATTCATCATATGAAGTAAATATTATTAAAGGTCATAATAGTAATCAAATAGAAAGACTGATTGGACATTCAGATTATGAAGAAGTAATTCATGCTAATAATTTAGTAATTATATAG
- a CDS encoding sigma 54-interacting transcriptional regulator yields the protein MNREIELILNSTHDAMIAVDKMGIVTLFNNAAAKLTEIDSIDAIGKNIKMVIESTRLPIILKTGESELNRKQPLKSNTIITNRMPVKDENGEIIGAIAVFREITEIQKLAEEITNLKEIQSTLEAIFNATQDAINVVDENGINVLINPAYTRLTGYTSKDVIGKDCATDLADGESVHLKVLKTKKAVNGVKLRVGPNKKEVVVEAAPILVNNKLIGSVAVIRDLTETNRLLGELDQAKQIIRHLEAKYTFEDIKGNHPAIVNAIEKAKLAALTPATIILRGESGTGKELFAHAIHNASNRKYSQFIRVNCASLSESILESELFGYEEGAFTGAIKGGKIGLFERANGGTIFLDEIAEVSMRMQSKLLRVLQEKELIRVGGNIAIPINVRVISATNVDLENAIKQNKFRMDLYYRLNVFPITIPPLRDHKEDIEEIVYHLINKFNQEFGRNVNAISDKALKSILDNEWRGNVRELENFIGRAIINMKTNNRIIDIEHMPKVMQNETMKTDIVEENFEVLIDKINGEKLSDVVDYAEKKYIRHILNDCSNNRELAARKLNISLRSLYYKIKKYDIK from the coding sequence ATGAATAGAGAAATTGAATTAATTCTAAATTCGACGCATGATGCAATGATTGCAGTTGATAAAATGGGCATTGTAACTTTATTTAATAATGCAGCAGCAAAATTAACTGAAATTGATTCTATTGATGCGATAGGCAAAAATATAAAAATGGTTATTGAAAGTACCAGATTACCGATAATACTTAAAACAGGAGAATCTGAATTAAATAGAAAACAACCTCTTAAAAGTAATACAATAATAACAAATAGAATGCCAGTAAAAGATGAAAATGGAGAAATCATTGGTGCAATAGCTGTATTTAGAGAAATAACAGAAATACAGAAATTAGCTGAAGAAATTACTAATTTAAAAGAAATACAAAGCACACTTGAAGCTATATTTAATGCTACTCAAGATGCAATAAATGTTGTAGATGAAAATGGAATAAACGTATTAATTAATCCAGCATATACAAGGCTAACTGGATATACAAGTAAAGATGTAATTGGAAAAGATTGTGCAACGGATTTGGCTGATGGAGAAAGTGTTCATTTAAAAGTATTAAAGACAAAGAAAGCCGTTAATGGGGTAAAACTTAGAGTTGGACCAAATAAAAAAGAAGTAGTTGTTGAAGCAGCACCAATTTTAGTAAATAATAAATTAATTGGTAGTGTTGCCGTTATTCGCGATTTGACAGAAACAAATAGATTGCTTGGAGAATTAGATCAAGCAAAACAGATTATTAGGCATTTAGAAGCTAAATATACCTTTGAAGATATAAAAGGTAATCATCCAGCAATAGTAAATGCAATAGAAAAAGCAAAATTGGCTGCATTAACTCCTGCAACAATTATTTTGAGAGGCGAGAGCGGAACAGGAAAAGAGTTGTTTGCGCATGCAATACATAATGCAAGTAATAGGAAATATTCTCAATTTATTAGGGTTAACTGTGCATCACTAAGCGAAAGTATTTTAGAAAGTGAATTATTTGGATATGAAGAAGGTGCCTTTACTGGTGCGATAAAAGGTGGTAAAATAGGTCTCTTTGAAAGAGCTAATGGTGGTACAATATTTTTAGATGAAATTGCAGAAGTATCGATGAGAATGCAATCTAAGTTATTAAGAGTTTTGCAGGAAAAAGAACTAATTAGAGTTGGAGGCAATATTGCCATCCCAATTAATGTTCGTGTAATATCTGCTACAAATGTTGATTTAGAAAATGCGATAAAACAAAATAAATTTAGAATGGATTTATACTATAGATTAAATGTTTTTCCTATTACTATACCTCCACTAAGGGATCATAAAGAAGATATCGAAGAAATTGTATATCATTTAATAAATAAATTTAATCAAGAATTTGGTAGAAATGTTAATGCTATATCAGATAAAGCGCTAAAATCAATATTAGATAATGAATGGAGAGGTAACGTACGAGAATTAGAGAATTTTATAGGAAGAGCCATCATAAATATGAAAACAAATAATAGAATAATTGACATTGAGCATATGCCAAAAGTTATGCAAAATGAAACAATGAAGACAGATATAGTAGAAGAGAATTTTGAAGTATTAATCGATAAAATAAATGGAGAAAAATTAAGTGATGTTGTTGATTATGCTGAAAAAAAATATATTAGACATATATTAAATGATTGTTCAAACAATAGAGAGCTTGCAGCAAGAAAATTAAATATTTCACTAAGAAGTTTATATTATAAAATTAAAAAATATGATATTAAATAA
- a CDS encoding IS110 family transposase: MSNYYHLPVVGIDVAANFSVVTALKPNGDVFRKNLKISHTLEGFNKLLPFLQKIEEEFNDSPKVFCESTGIYHLTLLHFLVKNQIDIHVINPLITNSNKNSNIRKVKTDKLDSLSIAKICKFDNVKTSTFTSEEFLHLKLLVREYYKVVDLKANLKKTFSNNIYINYPGLQNAFANITGKTPLIFIRKYPTPKHLLSAEPKVVIELLTKSSRRGSSWANNKYNKLIKIANSANIIGITPLLFESKVIRFSESFDFYTNQLRNIVDEIHQYIDNASFGEVFKQNINLLKSFKGLGDITAITLLVEMGDINNFSKPQQLVAFFGVDPSVNQSGNFSGDRNKMSKRGTAIGRRALYTVALASIRTSKNKKPINLVLYEYYHIALDKKKKKVKLVAVMNKLLRYIFSILKNQKPYEVRNPLIHKRMFLESKLHNPVAA, from the coding sequence ATGTCTAACTATTACCATTTGCCTGTTGTAGGCATTGATGTTGCTGCTAATTTTTCAGTAGTTACTGCTTTAAAACCTAATGGCGACGTATTCCGTAAGAACCTTAAAATTAGCCATACACTTGAGGGCTTCAATAAACTTCTTCCTTTTCTACAAAAAATTGAAGAAGAGTTTAACGATAGTCCCAAAGTATTTTGCGAATCCACGGGAATATATCATCTTACTCTTCTTCATTTTCTTGTTAAAAATCAGATTGATATACATGTAATAAATCCTCTGATAACTAATTCTAACAAGAATTCGAACATAAGAAAAGTAAAAACTGATAAATTAGATTCTCTTTCCATCGCAAAAATTTGTAAATTTGATAATGTAAAGACTTCAACATTCACTAGTGAGGAGTTTTTACACCTTAAACTCCTAGTTCGTGAGTATTACAAAGTTGTTGATTTAAAGGCAAATTTGAAAAAAACTTTCTCAAATAATATTTATATTAACTATCCAGGACTTCAAAATGCATTTGCTAATATAACAGGTAAGACACCTTTAATATTTATTAGAAAATATCCAACACCTAAACATCTTCTTAGCGCTGAGCCCAAAGTTGTTATTGAACTTCTAACAAAGTCATCAAGACGTGGTTCTAGTTGGGCTAATAATAAATATAACAAACTTATAAAAATCGCTAATAGTGCCAATATCATTGGTATTACTCCCTTGCTTTTTGAATCTAAAGTAATACGTTTTAGCGAAAGTTTTGATTTTTATACAAATCAACTTAGAAATATTGTAGATGAAATTCACCAATATATTGACAATGCATCTTTTGGAGAAGTATTTAAACAAAATATTAATCTTCTTAAAAGTTTCAAAGGTCTTGGTGATATAACCGCAATTACTTTGTTAGTTGAAATGGGTGATATTAATAATTTTTCTAAGCCTCAACAACTTGTAGCTTTTTTCGGTGTAGATCCTAGCGTTAATCAATCTGGCAATTTTAGCGGTGATCGCAATAAAATGTCCAAACGTGGTACTGCTATAGGTAGAAGAGCTTTGTACACAGTCGCTCTTGCTTCAATACGTACAAGTAAAAATAAAAAGCCAATAAATCTTGTTTTGTATGAATATTATCACATAGCCCTTGATAAGAAAAAGAAAAAAGTTAAACTTGTAGCTGTTATGAATAAACTACTTCGCTATATTTTTTCAATACTAAAAAATCAAAAACCATATGAAGTTAGAAATCCACTCATCCACAAAAGGATGTTTTTAGAATCTAAACTTCATAATCCTGTTGCTGCTTAA